The following coding sequences are from one Nicotiana tomentosiformis chromosome 3, ASM39032v3, whole genome shotgun sequence window:
- the LOC138907299 gene encoding uncharacterized protein, with translation MSNLSKLEFMALDISRNNYLPWVLDAEIHLDAKGLGDTIKEENEASSQDKAKAMIFLRHHLDEGLKSEYLTLKDLFQLWTSLKERYDDLKATVLPRARREGMHLRLQDYKTISEYNSDVYRIISQLKFCGEPMNDEDMLEKTLFTFHASNMVLQQQYREKGFKKYSELISCLLVTEQHNALLMKNHETPPHWISSISRSESGNDRSKV, from the coding sequence ATGTCGAATTTGTCAAAACTTGAATTTATGGCACTTGACATCTCTAGGAATAACTATTTGCCATGGgtacttgatgctgaaattcaccttgacgctaaaggtcttggtgacactattaaagaagaaaatgaagCATCAAGTCAAGATAAGGCGAAAGCCATGATTTTCCTTCGCCATCATCTCGATGAAGGGTTAAAAAGTGAATATTTAACCTTGAAAGATCTATTTCAATTATGGACTAGTTTGAAGGAACGATATGACGACCTAAAGGCCACGGTATTGCCAAGAGCTCGTCGTGAGGGGATGCACTTACGACTACAAGATTATAAGACCATAAGTGAATATAATTCTGATGTATATAGAATAATTTCCCAACTAAAATTTTGTGGGGAACCTATGAATGATGAGGACATGCTGGAAAAGACTcttttcacttttcatgcctcaaatATGGTGTTACAGCAGCAATACCGTGAAAAGGGCTTTAAGAAATATTCTGAGTTAATTTCATGTCTTTTGGTGACTGAACAACATAATGCccttttaatgaaaaatcatgaaacccCTCCCCACTGGATCAGCTCCATTTCCAGAAGCGAATCTGGGAACGATAGATCCAAAGTctga